The Elusimicrobiota bacterium genome window below encodes:
- a CDS encoding glucodextranase DOMON-like domain-containing protein, whose protein sequence is MSAKAALLLLSFLPTLFAAAPVRAEDCAALWVPDGPVRAADVQAYLADPASRLSAALSPEQVDRSTGLVELASQGRLEFALRIPGDPLLPFISRGRPQDALARVALARARHRDAFGALPAGIVPGAGALTAELAGPLAAQGLRWAAVGDYLAAPADAWSRAAGLALVPVAQGTAAVRVSSELSALPSCGRTVAELAASASALAPAVPPTWLGPLAEIERSSATRAALELYAAAAAALGEYQNSGGASLNTLEKATGELYAAQEGRFFLPASAGASGPAFRGRVEKVFRTLGRSAPESLPAAELERSTVPVPSTRVRALREGNALVFENAPAPSAGLSADGTAREEHGPRAAPSTSTALWDLSRMRVEWDEGSVVFTVGMRALERSSAAPSGFDRLLLDVYLDINNRPRAGSTDLLPGRPGFLASEDGWEYALVFGGWSAALYRFIPGQGPVLVEKLRPQPDAALPEVRVSVPRARLRGNPAGWGYLPLALEADKAAATRTPPEPRPEGAYGIVAPTRLQERLRAGLSRSRKFPALRFVERAPSQGAGGPP, encoded by the coding sequence ATGTCCGCTAAAGCGGCGCTGCTCCTCCTTTCCTTCCTACCGACTCTTTTCGCCGCAGCGCCGGTCCGCGCAGAGGACTGCGCCGCGCTCTGGGTCCCGGACGGGCCCGTCCGCGCCGCCGACGTGCAGGCCTACCTGGCCGACCCCGCGAGTCGCCTGAGCGCCGCGCTCTCTCCCGAACAGGTCGACCGCTCGACGGGCCTCGTCGAGCTCGCCTCCCAGGGGCGCCTCGAGTTCGCCCTGCGCATCCCCGGCGACCCGCTTCTGCCTTTCATCTCCCGGGGCCGGCCGCAGGACGCGCTCGCCCGCGTCGCCCTCGCTCGCGCGCGCCATCGGGACGCCTTCGGCGCGCTCCCGGCGGGCATCGTCCCCGGCGCCGGAGCCCTCACGGCAGAGCTCGCCGGACCGCTCGCGGCCCAGGGCCTGCGCTGGGCGGCGGTCGGAGACTACCTCGCCGCTCCGGCCGACGCCTGGTCCCGCGCCGCGGGCCTCGCGCTGGTCCCCGTGGCGCAGGGGACGGCCGCCGTGCGGGTCTCTTCGGAGCTCTCCGCTCTTCCCTCCTGCGGCCGCACCGTCGCCGAGCTCGCGGCGTCCGCCTCGGCGCTCGCGCCGGCCGTCCCGCCGACCTGGCTCGGCCCCCTCGCCGAGATCGAGCGCAGCAGCGCGACGCGCGCGGCCCTGGAGCTCTACGCCGCCGCCGCCGCCGCGCTCGGGGAGTATCAGAACTCCGGCGGGGCCTCCCTGAACACCCTGGAGAAGGCGACCGGAGAGCTCTACGCCGCGCAGGAGGGCCGCTTCTTCCTCCCCGCCTCCGCCGGGGCCTCGGGTCCCGCCTTCCGCGGGCGCGTCGAGAAGGTCTTCCGCACCCTCGGCCGCTCGGCCCCCGAGAGCCTCCCCGCCGCGGAGCTCGAGCGCTCCACCGTGCCGGTCCCCTCCACCCGGGTCCGGGCGCTTCGGGAAGGGAACGCCCTCGTGTTCGAGAACGCTCCCGCGCCGTCGGCGGGCCTGAGCGCCGACGGCACGGCGCGAGAGGAGCACGGACCGCGCGCCGCTCCCTCGACGAGCACCGCCCTCTGGGACCTCTCGCGCATGCGCGTCGAGTGGGACGAGGGCTCCGTCGTGTTCACCGTCGGGATGCGGGCGCTCGAGCGCTCGAGCGCCGCGCCCTCCGGCTTCGACCGGCTCCTCCTCGACGTCTACCTCGACATCAACAACCGTCCCCGCGCCGGCTCCACCGACCTCCTGCCCGGTCGGCCGGGCTTCCTCGCCTCCGAGGACGGCTGGGAATACGCGCTCGTCTTCGGCGGCTGGTCCGCCGCGCTCTACCGCTTCATCCCCGGGCAGGGCCCCGTCCTCGTCGAAAAGCTCCGCCCCCAGCCGGACGCCGCGCTCCCCGAGGTCCGCGTCTCCGTCCCTCGCGCCCGTCTGCGAGGCAATCCCGCGGGCTGGGGCTATCTCCCCCTCGCGCTGGAAGCCGACAAGGCCGCCGCGACGCGGACGCCCCCCGAGCCCCGCCCGGAAGGCGCCTACGGGATCGTCGCGCCCACGCGCCTGCAGGAGCGTCTGCGCGCCGGCCTCTCCCGCTCGCGCAAGTTCCCCGCGCTCCGCTTCGTCGAACGCGCCCCCTCGCAGGGGGCGGGAGGCCCCCCGTGA
- the folK gene encoding 2-amino-4-hydroxy-6-hydroxymethyldihydropteridine diphosphokinase, whose translation MSVRPAYVALGSNLGPRARRIDAAVRALSRLPRTRLLAVSPLYESAAVGGPPQPRYLNAVARLRTALSPLALLVWLKRLEARAGRRPGPRWGPRPLDCDLLFYGRLRLRDRLLELPHPRALERSFVLRPLADLRPRGLAGEPHGPALRRRLDAARPDVVEYRRR comes from the coding sequence GTGAGCGTCCGGCCGGCCTACGTCGCGCTCGGCTCCAACCTCGGCCCCCGCGCCCGCCGCATCGACGCCGCCGTCCGCGCCCTCTCCCGCCTTCCGCGCACCCGCCTGCTCGCCGTCTCCCCGCTCTATGAGAGTGCGGCCGTCGGCGGCCCCCCGCAGCCGCGCTACCTGAACGCGGTCGCGCGCCTGCGCACCGCGCTGAGCCCGCTCGCCCTGCTCGTCTGGCTCAAGCGGCTCGAAGCGCGCGCGGGCCGCCGCCCGGGACCGCGCTGGGGGCCGCGCCCGCTCGACTGCGACCTTCTCTTTTACGGACGCCTGCGCCTGCGGGACCGCCTCCTCGAGCTCCCGCATCCGCGCGCGCTCGAGCGCTCCTTCGTGCTGCGCCCGCTCGCGGACCTCCGGCCGCGCGGCCTCGCGGGGGAACCGCACGGTCCGGCGCTGCGCCGGCGGCTGGACGCGGCGCGTCCCGATGTGGTCGAATACCGCCGCCGATGA
- a CDS encoding type IV pilus twitching motility protein PilT produces the protein MTEDNEAEKAAASDVDALVRHAVEKRASDILIVPGEVPALRIDGNLSRVADAPRLAPETCRNLIYSMLDRRQKAQFERELELDFAHTVAGAGRLRINVFLQNRGMAAVFRVIPGRIPTPEEIGLPPTVVALTDLPRGLVLVTGATGSGKSTTLAAMIESVNQRREKHILTIEDPIEHVYEDKKSIIEQREVGVHSASFASAVKYSLRQNPDIILIGEMRDRETVSLALTAAETGHLCLSTLHTQDAPTTVDRIIDEFPSSEQDKVRSQLSSMLSAVVCQTLLPRKGGGGMICAREIMLMSPAIATLIREGKIHQIYSAMESGASSGMMSLDQHLVGLVKGGHVTMEDALLKARDPKTLRSLAAMSRVAPH, from the coding sequence ATGACCGAAGACAACGAAGCCGAGAAGGCCGCCGCTTCCGACGTCGACGCCCTCGTCCGGCATGCCGTCGAGAAGCGCGCCAGCGACATCCTCATCGTCCCCGGCGAGGTGCCGGCGCTGCGCATCGACGGGAACCTCTCGCGCGTCGCCGACGCCCCGCGCCTGGCGCCCGAGACCTGCCGCAACCTCATCTACTCGATGCTGGACCGCCGGCAGAAGGCGCAGTTCGAGCGCGAGCTGGAGCTCGACTTCGCCCATACCGTGGCGGGCGCCGGACGTCTGCGCATCAACGTCTTCCTGCAGAACCGCGGGATGGCCGCCGTCTTCCGCGTCATTCCGGGCAGGATCCCCACTCCCGAAGAGATCGGCCTGCCGCCCACGGTCGTCGCGTTGACCGACCTGCCGCGCGGCCTCGTCCTGGTGACCGGCGCGACGGGCTCGGGGAAGTCCACGACCCTCGCCGCGATGATCGAGTCGGTGAACCAGCGCCGCGAGAAGCACATCCTCACCATCGAGGATCCCATCGAGCACGTCTACGAGGACAAGAAGTCCATCATCGAGCAGCGGGAGGTGGGCGTCCACTCCGCCTCCTTCGCGAGCGCGGTGAAGTACTCCCTCCGGCAGAATCCCGACATCATCCTCATCGGCGAGATGCGCGACCGCGAGACCGTCTCGCTCGCCCTCACGGCGGCCGAGACCGGGCACCTCTGCCTGTCCACCCTCCATACGCAGGACGCCCCGACCACGGTGGACCGCATCATCGACGAGTTCCCGAGTTCCGAGCAGGACAAGGTCCGCTCCCAGCTCTCCTCCATGCTCTCGGCGGTCGTCTGCCAGACGCTGCTGCCGCGCAAGGGCGGCGGGGGGATGATCTGCGCGCGCGAGATCATGCTGATGAGCCCCGCGATCGCGACCCTCATCCGCGAGGGGAAGATCCACCAGATCTACAGCGCCATGGAGTCGGGCGCCTCCTCCGGCATGATGTCGCTGGACCAGCATCTCGTCGGCCTCGTGAAAGGCGGGCATGTGACGATGGAGGACGCCCTCCTCAAGGCGCGCGACCCCAAGACGCTGCGCAGCCTCGCCGCGATGAGCCGCGTCGCCCCGCATTAG
- a CDS encoding trypsin-like peptidase domain-containing protein: protein MNALLLALAFALPRPAAASQARALQEEFAAIARRCMPAVVNISTVREEEVQVPLQNYMFGSPEDLYDYLNGPPQGRTFRQRSGGVGSGFIIDAAGHVVTNDHVVRDAVDIRVTLTRPDGAEETLKGRVVGRDPNLDLAVVRIEARREFPSLRLADSDKVRVGDWAIAVGSPFSLEQTLTVGVISAVRQSLSIEGRPYPNLLQTDAAINQGNSGGPLLDVDGEVLGVNTAIFSPSGASAGIGFAIPANELKLALEYLLAGRQSPVGWLGVEAAPLDEVFRRRFRLPSTSGVILNAVVPDGPAAKAGLRRGDVILGIDGKPAASPQDLVARITRIKPGTPVKMDLYRGGKPLALKVRIGLRPDAEAAAPPPSGAAPAGEEHAGQEWEGVVFESSAEGVRVARISSDSPLRGTLREGDVLRGIDAAAVASLDDLRAAAPKADFRRGIVFDIVRRGRPLYLSVSR, encoded by the coding sequence GTGAACGCCCTGCTCCTGGCTCTCGCTTTCGCCCTGCCTCGCCCCGCCGCCGCCTCCCAGGCGCGCGCGCTGCAGGAGGAGTTCGCCGCCATCGCGCGGCGCTGCATGCCCGCCGTCGTCAACATCTCCACCGTGCGCGAGGAGGAGGTCCAGGTCCCGCTTCAGAACTACATGTTCGGCAGCCCCGAGGACCTCTACGACTATCTCAACGGCCCCCCCCAGGGACGGACCTTCCGGCAGCGCAGCGGCGGCGTGGGCTCGGGCTTCATCATCGACGCGGCCGGACACGTCGTCACCAACGACCACGTCGTGCGCGACGCCGTCGACATCCGGGTCACGCTGACCCGCCCGGACGGCGCCGAGGAGACCCTCAAGGGCCGCGTCGTCGGGCGCGACCCCAACCTCGATCTCGCCGTCGTGCGCATCGAGGCGCGCCGGGAGTTCCCGTCCCTGCGCCTGGCCGACTCGGACAAGGTCCGCGTCGGCGACTGGGCGATCGCGGTCGGCTCGCCCTTCTCCCTCGAGCAGACCCTCACGGTCGGAGTGATCTCCGCCGTCCGTCAGTCGCTCTCCATCGAGGGCCGTCCGTACCCGAACCTCCTGCAGACCGACGCGGCCATCAACCAGGGCAACTCCGGCGGGCCGCTCCTCGACGTCGACGGGGAGGTCCTCGGGGTCAACACCGCCATCTTCTCGCCCTCCGGCGCCTCCGCCGGCATCGGCTTCGCGATCCCCGCCAACGAGCTCAAGCTCGCGCTCGAGTACCTCCTGGCCGGCAGGCAGAGCCCCGTCGGCTGGCTCGGCGTCGAGGCCGCGCCCCTCGATGAGGTCTTCCGCCGCCGCTTCCGCCTCCCCTCGACCTCCGGCGTCATCCTCAACGCGGTCGTCCCCGACGGCCCCGCGGCGAAGGCCGGACTGCGGCGCGGCGACGTCATCCTCGGCATCGACGGCAAGCCCGCGGCGAGCCCCCAGGACCTCGTCGCCCGCATCACGCGCATCAAGCCGGGCACGCCCGTGAAGATGGACCTCTACCGCGGCGGCAAGCCCCTCGCGCTCAAGGTCCGCATCGGTCTGCGTCCCGACGCGGAGGCCGCCGCGCCGCCGCCCTCGGGCGCCGCCCCGGCGGGCGAGGAGCACGCCGGCCAGGAGTGGGAAGGGGTCGTCTTCGAGTCTTCCGCCGAGGGCGTGCGCGTCGCCCGGATCTCGTCGGACTCACCGCTGCGGGGCACCCTGCGCGAGGGCGACGTCCTGCGCGGGATCGACGCCGCCGCCGTCGCCTCCCTCGACGATCTCCGCGCGGCGGCCCCGAAGGCGGACTTCCGCCGGGGGATCGTCTTCGACATCGTCCGCCGCGGACGCCCCCTGTACCTCAGCGTCAGCCGGTAG
- a CDS encoding PDZ domain-containing protein: MNRSTAAALILVFGAAHVAAQPAADPASKKRPVYANEPAEAAPAPKARAPRKAQPPSAKPAPARRMPVAADETPSVAPPRKTLEAPAPAKKRLPAPSLLKPASAPRQVPGRALKEVEGPAIDVGAPDAEESRTLSLAGDPGLLVDERGGGLLVRATLARSFAERLGLRPGDLLSGLGGKRVRSKDSLLLTGASLEPGVRAWAAVQRVPGTAGLETAAAAPPRPSARDPRALTAQELSIRSVHVEESGRLVPATLRSLKTPSFRIAAGESLWIRFPKGIPRTVSEGDVLEGETSSPMTTDANLDFLAIPPGSRVWAQAISVKDSGKEVLLRLHVFKIALAGGHSYPCSALLVDASGDPSLLRVSRGGTIVAAPSDADLTLAAPDRSYLMRLTEPLTTYEAREFYLSGPGLWFKTSGDAKSRTFEVTRVIDKRSAEQAGIRVGDRLMSVDGKSADKAPFQEAIARLYGPAGTSVSVRFMHAGETRGVSASLLRGAVWRSGLGLTVRRDGGSVLVRKTLPDSPAAKAGVKEGDVLLSFGKTDAAGLSEEDLRTRLREELGTENAPTFQTPGKSPRKVPLTRAVFPAAIEPDILGESAK; the protein is encoded by the coding sequence ATGAACAGGAGCACCGCCGCCGCGCTCATCCTCGTCTTCGGCGCCGCGCACGTCGCCGCGCAGCCCGCGGCCGATCCCGCGTCGAAGAAGCGCCCCGTCTACGCGAACGAACCGGCGGAGGCGGCTCCCGCTCCGAAAGCGCGCGCCCCGCGCAAGGCGCAGCCCCCGAGCGCGAAGCCGGCTCCCGCGCGCAGGATGCCCGTCGCCGCCGACGAGACCCCCTCCGTGGCCCCGCCCCGCAAGACTCTCGAGGCCCCGGCGCCCGCGAAGAAGCGCCTGCCGGCCCCCTCGCTCCTCAAGCCCGCGTCCGCCCCTCGGCAGGTCCCGGGCCGCGCCCTGAAGGAAGTCGAAGGGCCCGCCATCGACGTCGGCGCGCCGGACGCCGAGGAGAGCCGGACCCTGTCGCTGGCCGGCGACCCCGGCCTCCTCGTCGACGAGCGCGGCGGCGGGCTGCTGGTGCGGGCGACGCTCGCCCGCTCCTTCGCCGAGCGCCTCGGCTTGCGCCCGGGAGACCTCCTCTCCGGACTCGGGGGCAAGCGCGTACGCTCGAAGGATTCCCTCCTGCTGACGGGAGCCTCGCTGGAGCCGGGCGTCCGCGCGTGGGCGGCCGTACAGCGCGTTCCCGGCACCGCCGGGCTGGAGACGGCGGCCGCCGCGCCGCCGCGCCCTTCGGCGCGGGACCCCCGCGCCCTCACCGCCCAGGAGCTCTCCATCCGGAGCGTGCACGTCGAGGAGTCGGGCCGCCTGGTCCCCGCCACCCTGCGCTCGCTCAAGACCCCGTCCTTCCGCATCGCGGCCGGAGAGTCCCTCTGGATCCGCTTCCCCAAAGGCATCCCGCGCACGGTCTCCGAAGGGGACGTCCTCGAAGGAGAGACCTCCTCCCCGATGACGACGGACGCGAACCTCGACTTCCTGGCGATCCCTCCCGGGAGCCGGGTCTGGGCCCAGGCGATCTCCGTGAAGGACTCCGGTAAAGAGGTCCTGCTGCGCCTGCACGTCTTCAAGATCGCGCTCGCCGGCGGACACTCCTACCCGTGCTCCGCCCTGCTCGTCGACGCCTCGGGCGACCCGAGCCTCCTGCGCGTCAGCCGCGGGGGGACGATCGTCGCCGCTCCCTCGGACGCGGACCTCACGCTCGCGGCCCCCGACCGAAGCTACCTCATGCGCCTGACCGAGCCCCTCACGACCTACGAGGCGCGGGAGTTCTACCTCTCGGGACCGGGACTCTGGTTCAAGACCTCCGGCGACGCGAAGAGCCGCACCTTCGAGGTCACCCGGGTCATCGACAAGCGCTCCGCCGAACAGGCGGGCATCCGCGTGGGCGACCGCCTCATGAGCGTGGACGGGAAGTCGGCCGACAAGGCCCCTTTCCAGGAAGCCATCGCGCGCCTCTACGGTCCCGCGGGGACCTCGGTGAGCGTGCGCTTCATGCACGCGGGGGAGACCCGCGGAGTGAGCGCCTCGCTCCTGCGCGGAGCCGTCTGGCGCAGCGGCCTGGGGCTGACGGTCCGCCGCGACGGCGGCTCGGTGCTCGTGCGCAAGACCCTCCCGGACTCCCCCGCGGCCAAGGCCGGGGTGAAGGAAGGAGACGTCCTTCTGAGCTTCGGGAAGACCGACGCCGCAGGGCTCAGCGAGGAAGACCTTCGCACACGCTTGCGCGAGGAGCTGGGGACGGAGAACGCCCCGACCTTCCAGACGCCGGGGAAGTCCCCGCGCAAGGTCCCCCTCACGCGGGCCGTCTTCCCGGCCGCTATTGAGCCAGATATATTGGGAGAGTCCGCGAAATAG
- a CDS encoding CoA-binding protein gives MSGSAHDVETLLKMTTVAVVGCSPDSTHPSHSVAAYLLDAGYRVIPVNPACTEILGEKCYASLLDIPDAVEVVDVFRRPEHAPELARQAVRIGAKGFWLQDGVVSPEAAATARAAGLLVVEDDCIMRQHLSRFGR, from the coding sequence GTGTCCGGTTCCGCGCACGACGTCGAAACGCTCCTCAAGATGACGACGGTGGCGGTCGTCGGGTGCTCGCCCGACTCGACGCATCCCTCGCACTCCGTCGCCGCCTATCTGCTCGACGCCGGCTACCGCGTCATCCCGGTCAACCCCGCCTGCACCGAGATCCTGGGCGAGAAGTGCTACGCGAGTCTTCTGGACATCCCCGATGCGGTCGAAGTGGTCGACGTCTTCCGCCGCCCCGAGCACGCGCCGGAGCTCGCCCGGCAGGCCGTGCGCATCGGCGCCAAGGGCTTCTGGCTCCAGGACGGCGTCGTCTCCCCGGAGGCCGCCGCGACGGCCCGCGCCGCGGGCCTCCTCGTCGTCGAGGACGACTGCATCATGCGACAACACCTCAGCCGCTTCGGACGGTAG
- a CDS encoding alpha/beta hydrolase codes for MTALFVCLLFLALFALFLAALGWWGSQLVFHPPKMLPNEIWPERYGLAWEGFDFRTSDGLRLRGWLIPCTAGPTDRTLLLCHGWGDNKGDLLKRVHFLAGAANLCLFDSRSHGESEGEMTTDGWLEALDFDAALLRLRELRPAWAGRLGVYGLSMGAVMAVRGMAAHPEILLGAFEAPFRSFDRVVAQYTWNSFRLPFFPFAWTVLLAIRLRLGANPEPMSPSFHLTALGTRPKLFIAGDCDRLMPLPEVRALHDAAPGPKGLYVVRGATHGAAWELGGEEYRRRLLAFFGSF; via the coding sequence ATGACCGCCCTCTTCGTCTGCCTGCTCTTCCTCGCCCTCTTCGCGCTCTTCCTCGCCGCCCTCGGCTGGTGGGGCTCGCAGCTCGTCTTCCACCCGCCCAAGATGCTCCCCAACGAGATCTGGCCCGAACGCTACGGCCTCGCCTGGGAGGGCTTCGACTTCCGCACTTCCGACGGGCTGCGCCTGCGCGGCTGGCTCATCCCCTGCACGGCGGGGCCGACGGACCGGACGCTCCTGCTCTGCCACGGCTGGGGCGACAACAAGGGCGACCTCCTCAAACGCGTGCATTTCCTCGCGGGCGCCGCGAACCTCTGCCTCTTCGACAGCCGCTCGCACGGGGAGAGCGAAGGGGAGATGACCACCGACGGCTGGCTCGAGGCGCTCGACTTCGACGCGGCCCTGCTCCGGCTGCGGGAGCTGCGCCCGGCCTGGGCCGGTCGCCTGGGCGTCTACGGGCTCTCCATGGGCGCCGTGATGGCCGTGCGCGGGATGGCCGCGCATCCCGAGATCCTTCTCGGGGCCTTCGAGGCGCCTTTCCGCTCCTTCGACCGCGTCGTCGCGCAGTACACCTGGAACAGCTTCCGCCTCCCCTTCTTCCCCTTCGCCTGGACGGTGCTCCTGGCCATCCGCCTGCGCCTGGGCGCGAACCCGGAGCCGATGAGCCCCTCCTTCCACCTCACCGCCCTCGGGACCCGACCGAAGCTCTTCATCGCGGGCGACTGCGACCGCCTCATGCCCCTGCCCGAGGTGCGCGCGCTCCACGACGCCGCGCCCGGCCCCAAGGGACTCTACGTCGTGCGGGGCGCGACGCACGGCGCCGCCTGGGAGCTCGGGGGCGAAGAGTACCGCCGACGCCTGCTCGCCTTCTTCGGCTCCTTCTGA
- a CDS encoding TatD family nuclease-associated radical SAM protein, protein MSIPPRNVVYRYRDALYINLTNRCPTACAFCVKFASRMVYRGLDLGLQDAEPTIAEVLEAATREWELGGYAEAVFCGYGESTLRFDALTAVCDGLRAARPGLRLRLNTVGLADLQRGKPAAPELRGRLDAVYVSLNTSDPRQWLELLRPQPPYREKGFQAVQDFIRSCVASGFETTATAVELPEVDLEACRRLAESLGARFLARPYLESGEMKSEGRA, encoded by the coding sequence ATGTCGATCCCCCCGCGCAACGTCGTCTACCGCTACCGCGACGCCCTCTACATCAACCTCACCAACCGCTGCCCGACGGCGTGCGCGTTCTGCGTCAAGTTCGCCTCCCGCATGGTCTACCGCGGCCTGGACCTGGGGCTCCAGGACGCCGAGCCGACCATCGCGGAGGTCCTGGAGGCCGCGACGCGCGAATGGGAGCTCGGGGGCTACGCCGAAGCGGTCTTCTGCGGCTACGGAGAGTCCACTCTCCGCTTCGACGCGCTGACCGCGGTCTGCGACGGGCTGCGCGCCGCCCGCCCCGGCCTGCGCCTGCGGCTGAACACGGTCGGACTCGCCGACCTCCAGCGCGGGAAGCCCGCGGCGCCGGAGCTGCGCGGACGCCTCGACGCCGTCTATGTGAGCCTGAACACCTCCGACCCGCGGCAATGGCTCGAGCTCCTGCGCCCCCAGCCGCCCTACCGCGAGAAAGGCTTCCAGGCCGTCCAGGACTTCATCCGCTCCTGCGTCGCCTCCGGCTTCGAGACGACCGCGACGGCCGTCGAGCTCCCGGAGGTCGACCTCGAGGCCTGCCGCCGGCTCGCCGAGTCGCTCGGAGCCCGCTTCCTCGCGCGCCCGTACCTCGAAAGCGGCGAGATGAAGTCCGAGGGACGCGCGTGA
- a CDS encoding glycogen-binding domain-containing protein: MIPSDTGVRAKWAFWSYVLAVLLLATVPSVLVMEKAREYWRFVTGWQPGTLRPSHVRRLPPSRSLDDASLPEIRFIEFSCAAPRAKTVRLAGSFNHWKAGTLPMSRRGGLWRVVVPLAPGVHAYAFEVDGALVRDPRADDRTLVEGKEVSLIHVR; the protein is encoded by the coding sequence GTGATCCCCTCCGACACCGGCGTCCGCGCCAAGTGGGCGTTCTGGAGCTACGTCCTGGCGGTGCTCCTGCTGGCGACGGTGCCCTCGGTCCTCGTCATGGAGAAGGCGCGCGAGTACTGGCGCTTCGTCACCGGTTGGCAGCCGGGGACGCTGCGCCCCAGCCACGTCCGCCGTCTCCCCCCTTCGCGCAGCCTCGACGACGCCTCCCTGCCGGAGATCCGCTTCATCGAGTTCTCCTGCGCCGCGCCGCGCGCGAAGACGGTGCGCCTGGCCGGAAGCTTCAACCACTGGAAGGCGGGGACCCTGCCGATGTCCCGTCGCGGAGGGCTCTGGCGCGTCGTCGTCCCGCTCGCGCCCGGCGTCCATGCCTACGCCTTCGAGGTCGACGGGGCGCTCGTGCGCGACCCGCGCGCCGACGACCGAACCCTCGTCGAGGGCAAGGAGGTCTCGCTCATCCATGTCCGCTAA
- the dapB gene encoding 4-hydroxy-tetrahydrodipicolinate reductase: MKKMRIVVNGAFGRMGRAVARLAADDGRFELVGGADRETSGLLPCPIVPLSGLRRLLAGADVLIDFSSPEACLAAAAAAAAARKPAVLGTTGLSPAQRRRLAALARRIPLLHAPNMSPGMNLLFHLSALAAAALPGYDAALSETHHALKKDAPSGSALRIVEAVRAARGRGPAVPAVSLRVGDVVGEHTLTLAGPGERLELTHRAHSREVFARGALCAALWLRERRPGFYSMADALGLVK, translated from the coding sequence ATGAAGAAAATGCGCATCGTCGTCAACGGAGCCTTCGGCCGGATGGGCCGGGCGGTCGCGCGCCTCGCCGCCGACGACGGACGCTTCGAGCTCGTCGGCGGAGCGGACCGTGAAACATCGGGCCTCCTGCCCTGTCCCATCGTTCCCCTCTCCGGCCTGCGCCGCCTGCTCGCCGGCGCCGACGTCCTCATCGACTTCAGTTCCCCCGAGGCCTGCCTCGCGGCGGCGGCCGCGGCGGCCGCGGCCCGCAAACCCGCGGTGCTCGGCACCACCGGTCTCTCCCCCGCCCAGCGCCGGCGCCTGGCGGCGCTCGCGCGGCGCATCCCGCTGCTCCACGCGCCGAACATGAGCCCCGGGATGAACCTCCTCTTCCACCTCAGCGCGCTCGCCGCCGCCGCCCTGCCGGGCTACGACGCGGCGCTCAGCGAGACGCACCACGCCCTCAAGAAGGACGCCCCGAGCGGCAGCGCGCTGCGCATCGTCGAGGCGGTGCGCGCCGCCCGCGGCCGCGGTCCGGCCGTCCCGGCCGTGAGCCTGCGCGTCGGCGACGTCGTCGGTGAGCACACCCTGACCCTCGCCGGCCCGGGCGAACGCCTCGAGCTCACGCACCGCGCGCACTCCCGCGAGGTCTTCGCGCGCGGCGCGCTCTGCGCCGCGCTCTGGCTGCGCGAGCGCCGCCCCGGCTTCTACTCCATGGCCGACGCCCTCGGATTGGTGAAATGA